One window from the genome of Microcoleus sp. AS-A8 encodes:
- a CDS encoding efflux RND transporter periplasmic adaptor subunit: MTNKVPDQEPSQLNGSATVAESALEERHLDSFPLPIAEPIAEPIAEPIAEKAPRTWLSGGRGMLIGIGIGVVLAVGGTRLLSSQPTKAPAKSPEATPSAAPVSAQSVTVATVETTRVPRILKADNGSVAAFEMIPVSSQATGLQIKQILVDRNDFVKVGQVMARLDDAILQAQLTQAKASVAQAEARLAELRTGTRKEEIAQAQARLDQAKARLSQAQASIPRQIEQAQAQVESAQARLTLAENRYKSYQSLVDQGAVTRDRFNETFSEYRSAQANLSEAQQRLQQARNTNNPEIDQLAASVREAEQELQQLRAGSRQEVITQAEAQLAQAKGQQQAIAAQLGNTKIVAPASGQVAERNARVGEVTSASQPLFKIIDKGRLELILKVPETQLPQISLGQSVKITSNKDSKLSLEGKVREIDPVVDEQSRQATVKVDLPATESLKPGMFLRAAITTSSASGLTAPAKAILPQADSSMIAYRLQGDGTVKAQQVQVGEPMPGERVEIKSGLSPGDRIVVKGAAYLKDGDKVEVVQSQK; the protein is encoded by the coding sequence GTGACCAATAAAGTTCCAGACCAAGAACCATCTCAGTTAAATGGCTCTGCGACAGTCGCTGAGTCTGCCCTCGAAGAGCGGCATTTAGACTCCTTCCCTTTACCTATAGCCGAACCTATAGCCGAACCTATAGCCGAACCTATAGCCGAAAAAGCACCTCGAACCTGGCTATCCGGCGGGCGGGGCATGTTAATCGGCATAGGGATTGGGGTCGTGCTAGCGGTTGGCGGTACACGCTTACTGAGTTCTCAACCCACGAAAGCTCCTGCCAAGTCCCCTGAAGCGACCCCCTCTGCTGCACCCGTCTCCGCTCAAAGCGTCACTGTAGCAACGGTAGAAACCACTCGCGTTCCTCGTATCTTAAAAGCCGACAACGGAAGTGTTGCCGCCTTTGAGATGATTCCGGTGTCGTCCCAAGCGACGGGATTACAGATTAAGCAAATCCTAGTAGACCGGAATGACTTTGTGAAGGTGGGGCAAGTGATGGCACGGTTAGATGATGCCATTCTCCAGGCACAATTGACGCAAGCCAAAGCCTCCGTTGCCCAAGCCGAAGCCCGTTTGGCAGAACTGCGGACGGGGACACGAAAAGAGGAAATTGCTCAGGCACAAGCTCGTTTAGACCAAGCCAAAGCCCGTCTGAGTCAGGCGCAAGCTAGTATTCCTAGACAGATCGAGCAGGCTCAAGCCCAAGTGGAATCAGCGCAAGCGCGGTTAACACTAGCGGAAAATCGTTACAAGAGCTATCAATCTTTGGTCGATCAAGGGGCTGTTACCCGCGATCGCTTTAATGAGACGTTCAGTGAGTATCGCAGTGCTCAAGCCAATTTATCGGAAGCCCAACAACGCTTACAACAAGCCCGAAATACAAATAACCCAGAAATTGACCAGTTAGCGGCTTCTGTGAGAGAAGCCGAACAGGAACTTCAGCAACTGCGTGCAGGTTCCCGTCAAGAGGTGATTACTCAAGCCGAAGCCCAACTAGCTCAAGCGAAGGGACAACAGCAAGCGATCGCGGCACAACTGGGAAATACGAAGATCGTGGCTCCTGCGAGTGGTCAAGTCGCTGAACGCAATGCCCGTGTGGGCGAGGTCACCTCAGCCTCACAACCCCTGTTCAAGATTATCGACAAGGGGCGCTTGGAACTGATATTGAAAGTTCCCGAAACTCAACTGCCGCAAATTAGCCTAGGGCAAAGCGTCAAAATCACGTCTAACAAGGATAGCAAGCTCAGTCTTGAAGGGAAAGTGCGAGAAATTGACCCTGTCGTTGATGAACAGTCTCGTCAGGCAACAGTCAAAGTTGATTTGCCTGCGACGGAATCTTTAAAACCTGGGATGTTTTTACGGGCAGCAATTACCACCTCCTCGGCATCCGGTCTAACGGCACCCGCCAAAGCAATACTACCCCAAGCTGATAGCAGCATGATCGCCTATCGACTACAAGGAGATGGCACGGTTAAGGCACAGCAGGTGCAGGTGGGAGAACCGATGCCCGGTGAGCGAGTGGAAATTAAAAGCGGTTTATCCCCAGGCGATCGCATCGTAGTCAAGGGTGCCGCTTACCTCAAAGATGGCGACAAGGTCGAGGTTGTACAGAGTCAAAAGTGA
- the tsaB gene encoding tRNA (adenosine(37)-N6)-threonylcarbamoyltransferase complex dimerization subunit type 1 TsaB — protein sequence MPRSLEPNKYGLALHSSSTELGLALSNFADESRCQTWNLGRDLSTHLHQYLAEFLQPQNWKELAFMAVAKGPGSFTSTRIGMVTARTLAQQLDMSLWSISTLAAVAWHQYRELGIPENSQTIPNRTLALQMPAQRGQLFAAIYQPSSSNSGLTPLFPDSVLTPEEWQKTLDQWPTSYQLIDIPADSGLGTSVSSLLELAYLDWQQGKRPHWSEALPFYGQHPVGN from the coding sequence ATGCCCAGAAGCCTGGAGCCAAACAAGTACGGTTTGGCTCTTCACAGCAGCAGCACTGAGTTAGGTTTGGCCTTGAGCAATTTTGCCGATGAAAGTCGCTGCCAAACTTGGAATTTAGGTCGGGATTTATCGACTCATTTACATCAATATCTCGCTGAGTTTCTCCAGCCACAAAATTGGAAAGAATTGGCGTTTATGGCGGTAGCTAAAGGGCCAGGGAGTTTTACCAGTACTCGGATTGGCATGGTTACGGCTCGGACATTGGCACAGCAATTGGATATGTCGCTATGGTCAATTTCGACATTGGCAGCAGTTGCTTGGCACCAATATCGGGAGTTAGGAATCCCGGAAAATTCACAAACAATCCCAAATCGAACACTCGCTCTACAAATGCCGGCTCAACGGGGTCAATTATTCGCGGCTATCTACCAGCCATCTTCATCGAACTCAGGACTGACTCCGCTGTTTCCCGATTCCGTGTTGACTCCGGAGGAGTGGCAAAAAACTTTAGATCAGTGGCCAACCTCCTATCAGCTCATTGATATTCCTGCGGATAGTGGATTGGGTACCTCGGTTTCCAGTTTGTTAGAACTGGCTTATTTGGATTGGCAACAGGGCAAGCGCCCTCACTGGTCAGAAGCATTGCCATTTTATGGTCAGCATCCGGTAGGAAATTAA
- a CDS encoding lipopolysaccharide assembly protein LapA domain-containing protein, which produces MKTIANLLTSIILAAWIAAIAILSIQNITSISLKFLVFQTIQMPLGIVLAFSVGIGAIAGAIAPVLWQLADGQRERYYEEEEDF; this is translated from the coding sequence ATGAAAACGATTGCTAATTTACTGACTTCCATTATCCTAGCGGCTTGGATTGCTGCGATCGCGATTCTTTCCATCCAAAACATTACGTCGATATCTCTCAAGTTCCTCGTGTTTCAAACCATACAAATGCCCTTAGGCATTGTTCTGGCTTTTAGTGTAGGGATTGGGGCGATTGCTGGAGCCATCGCGCCTGTGTTATGGCAACTTGCTGATGGACAACGGGAGAGATATTACGAAGAAGAAGAGGATTTTTAA
- a CDS encoding XisI protein, giving the protein MANKLETYRAYVQQALKDYASLGSPDDDVETQLIFDTEGDHYQLVYAGWKNRRRRYGCVLHLDIKDGKIWIQHDGTEIGIANELVKLGIPKEDIVLAFHEPFVRPYTGFAVG; this is encoded by the coding sequence ATGGCAAATAAATTAGAGACTTACAGAGCTTATGTTCAGCAAGCGTTAAAAGACTATGCGAGTCTGGGTTCACCGGATGATGATGTTGAGACTCAGCTAATTTTTGATACTGAGGGCGATCATTACCAGTTAGTTTACGCGGGGTGGAAGAATCGACGCCGGAGGTATGGGTGTGTTTTGCACCTAGATATAAAAGATGGGAAAATCTGGATACAGCATGATGGAACAGAGATTGGGATAGCCAATGAGTTAGTTAAGTTGGGTATTCCGAAAGAGGATATTGTTTTAGCGTTTCACGAACCTTTTGTTAGACCCTATACAGGGTTTGCAGTCGGTTAA
- a CDS encoding XisH family protein codes for MAAKDIFHEAVRKGLEKEDWLITDDPLKLQVGGVEMYVDLGAEKIIAAEKDGEKIAVEIKSFIGPSNISEFHTAIGQFINYRVALEEQYPARTLYLAVPLGTYQTFFSLQFIQTVIQRFEVKVIVYDPANEVIWQWQIN; via the coding sequence ATGGCTGCTAAAGATATTTTTCATGAGGCTGTTAGGAAAGGTCTTGAAAAAGAGGATTGGCTAATTACTGATGACCCGTTGAAGCTTCAGGTGGGTGGGGTTGAGATGTATGTTGATTTAGGAGCAGAAAAGATTATTGCGGCTGAGAAAGATGGGGAAAAAATAGCCGTTGAAATTAAAAGTTTTATTGGGCCGTCCAACATTTCTGAATTTCATACAGCTATTGGGCAGTTTATCAATTATCGTGTGGCTTTAGAAGAACAATATCCCGCTCGCACTTTATATTTAGCTGTTCCTCTAGGAACTTATCAAACCTTTTTTTCTCTTCAGTTTATTCAAACTGTAATTCAACGCTTTGAAGTTAAGGTTATTGTTTACGATCCAGCCAATGAGGTGATTTGGCAATGGCAAATAAATTAG
- a CDS encoding phosphoglucomutase/phosphomannomutase family protein, translating into MSAASSDKKIKFGTDGWRGIIADDFTFSNVCKVTRAIASYLETAYSKDRPVLVAYDTRFLADQFAQTAAEILADLGWTVKIVDRDCPTPVIAYNARLLNSAGALMFTASHNPAPYCGIKYIPDYAGPATPEITDTIVANIEGADDAPPTGKNNNQISTFDPKPDYLQFIYTLLDVERIRSAQLKVKYDALYSTSRGYLDTVLEHCGCQTESFHTTRDVLFGGGMPEPKGEQLVELVEAVTSDKADLGLATDGDSDRFGVVDEQGNVLTPNTVLLLLARHLIKNKGKTGAIVRTVATTHLLDNFAAKYGLKIYETAVGFKYIGEKMRETEVLIGGEESGGLSIIGHIPEKDGILADMLVAEAIAYEGKPLSQLVEEAIAEADGPLYNKRLDLHLEDDHKVAVLDSFTKNPPGDIAGIKVKEIGRKDGIKLYLEDGSWVLLRPSGTEPLMRVYMETNSPEKQAQIAEIMELIINRLEPVEV; encoded by the coding sequence ATGAGTGCAGCAAGTAGCGACAAAAAAATTAAGTTTGGCACCGATGGCTGGCGCGGGATCATCGCGGATGACTTTACCTTCTCAAATGTGTGTAAGGTAACCCGGGCGATCGCAAGTTATCTAGAAACAGCCTATTCCAAAGACCGACCGGTTTTAGTGGCCTACGATACCCGCTTTCTTGCCGACCAGTTTGCTCAGACTGCCGCCGAAATTCTGGCAGACTTAGGCTGGACGGTGAAAATTGTGGATCGGGATTGCCCAACGCCGGTTATTGCCTACAATGCGCGTCTCCTGAACTCTGCTGGCGCATTGATGTTTACCGCGAGTCACAACCCTGCACCTTATTGCGGCATTAAGTACATCCCGGATTATGCCGGCCCTGCGACACCCGAAATTACGGATACGATTGTTGCCAATATTGAAGGGGCTGATGATGCACCGCCGACGGGCAAGAACAACAATCAGATATCTACGTTTGACCCCAAACCCGATTATTTACAGTTTATTTATACCCTGCTGGATGTTGAGCGGATTCGCAGTGCTCAACTCAAGGTGAAGTACGACGCCCTCTACTCCACCTCTCGTGGTTATTTGGATACTGTTCTAGAACATTGTGGTTGTCAAACGGAGTCCTTCCATACCACTCGCGATGTGTTGTTTGGGGGGGGGATGCCGGAACCCAAGGGCGAACAGTTGGTGGAACTGGTTGAGGCTGTGACAAGCGATAAAGCCGATTTGGGCCTAGCGACCGATGGGGATAGCGATCGCTTTGGTGTTGTGGATGAACAGGGGAATGTTCTCACGCCCAATACGGTGCTGCTGTTGCTGGCGCGTCACTTGATTAAAAATAAAGGCAAGACGGGTGCCATTGTCCGGACGGTTGCCACAACCCACCTGCTGGATAACTTTGCCGCTAAGTATGGCCTAAAAATATACGAGACAGCCGTCGGCTTCAAGTACATCGGCGAGAAAATGCGCGAAACTGAGGTACTGATTGGGGGTGAGGAATCGGGAGGATTGAGCATTATTGGCCATATCCCGGAAAAAGATGGGATTTTGGCGGATATGCTGGTGGCTGAAGCGATCGCCTATGAAGGGAAGCCGTTAAGTCAGCTAGTGGAAGAAGCGATCGCAGAAGCCGATGGCCCTCTCTACAACAAGCGTCTCGACTTACACTTAGAGGATGACCACAAGGTTGCCGTTCTGGATTCCTTCACTAAAAATCCCCCCGGTGACATTGCGGGAATCAAAGTGAAGGAAATTGGTCGTAAAGACGGCATCAAACTCTATTTAGAAGACGGCAGTTGGGTGTTGTTGCGCCCATCGGGTACTGAACCCTTGATGCGTGTTTACATGGAGACGAATTCTCCCGAAAAACAAGCTCAGATTGCTGAAATTATGGAGTTGATCATTAACCGACTCGAACCTGTAGAAGTTTAA
- a CDS encoding efflux RND transporter permease subunit: protein MSFNLSAWSIKKPVPTLVLFLVLTVIGWMSFTQLGIDSNPNIDIPTVSVTVTQPGAGPTELETQVTKRVEDAIAGLGNIDNMISTVNDGVSSTVVNFVLGTDSDRATNDVRNAIAQIRQNLPQDINEPIVKRLEFAGGPIMTYAVTSERQSVEQLSYLVDQTISRALLAVQGVAQVQRVGGVTREIRVNLDPSRLQALGITATQVNDQIRAFNVNLPGGRTQLGGSEQSIRTLGSAPNVEVLKSYQILLPNGSYVALSSLGEVDNGYAEVRQEALFNGKPVVAYQVLRSTGSTLVTVEEGVRKAVEELKKTLPPDVKQELIFTRADYIRESYQSTIDDLIMASVLAVVVILLFLRNWRATLITAVALPLSILPTFAVQKMLGYTLNSMTLLALALAIGNLVDDAVVEIENMERHMDMGKKPLQAALDSSAEVGLAVLASAATIIAVFMPVAFMGGVPGQFFQPFGVTVAVSTIFSTLVARTVTPMMGAFLMKEKKAKPKKNSRYYGFPHTFRVRFQPYRSLLTWALRHRLTTVAIALAFFIGSLMLVPLIPKGLIDSGDFGISTVSVELPPGSTLNDAKSVVQEVTQLIQPSPAINSVLATVGSGSGSDGSGVNKATVFVQLKPKEERDISQLKFEQGLRPQFAKIPGARISFQSQGAVGGSKDLSILLKSENPEALTTAANALEKQMRTVPGLVEVSSSASLVKPEILVVPDPARAADLGVTVQAIARTASLATIGDNEANLAKFNLPDRQIPIRVQIDPKAREDIDTLKNLKVPGQNNTLVPITAVADIRLGSGPAQIDRYDRSRQVSVEANLQGTSLGDGVAAVKKLPAMNPLPPGVVEQSAGDAKIMGDIFARFGAAVGLALMCIYAILVLLYNNFLHPVTIMAALPLSLGGALIGLLIAQKALGLYALIGIVLLMGIVTKNSILLVDYTLINQEEGKSQYQAVLDAGLSRLRPILMTSLATIAGTAPLALGIGAGAEVRSSMGIAVMGGFTTSTLLTLVVVPVLFTYVDNLQHGIVKLLSGGSKRRQVAVAGASGEDSNGIVTRND, encoded by the coding sequence ATGTCTTTCAACCTCTCTGCCTGGTCAATCAAAAAGCCGGTTCCGACGCTGGTTTTGTTCTTAGTTTTAACGGTAATCGGCTGGATGTCTTTTACCCAGCTAGGGATTGATTCTAACCCCAACATTGATATCCCAACGGTTTCGGTCACCGTAACTCAGCCAGGTGCTGGCCCGACGGAATTGGAAACTCAGGTGACAAAGAGAGTTGAAGATGCGATCGCGGGTTTGGGGAATATCGATAATATGATTTCAACCGTTAACGATGGGGTTTCCAGTACCGTCGTTAACTTTGTCTTAGGCACGGATAGCGATCGCGCCACCAATGACGTGCGAAATGCGATCGCCCAAATCCGCCAAAACCTCCCCCAAGACATTAACGAACCCATCGTCAAGCGTCTAGAATTTGCCGGTGGCCCGATTATGACCTATGCCGTCACGTCTGAACGGCAGTCTGTCGAACAATTGAGTTACTTGGTTGACCAAACCATCAGCCGTGCCTTACTTGCAGTGCAGGGAGTCGCCCAAGTGCAACGGGTGGGCGGCGTGACGAGAGAAATTCGCGTCAACCTCGACCCCAGTCGCTTGCAAGCCCTGGGGATTACTGCCACGCAAGTTAATGACCAAATTCGCGCCTTTAATGTCAATTTACCAGGGGGACGGACTCAATTAGGAGGGAGTGAACAGAGTATCCGCACGCTGGGCAGTGCGCCCAATGTGGAGGTGTTGAAAAGCTATCAAATTTTGCTGCCCAATGGGAGTTATGTTGCCCTGTCCAGTTTGGGAGAAGTGGACAATGGCTATGCGGAAGTGCGGCAGGAGGCACTGTTTAACGGTAAACCCGTGGTGGCTTACCAGGTGTTGCGGAGTACGGGTAGTACCTTGGTAACGGTGGAAGAGGGGGTACGAAAAGCCGTAGAGGAACTGAAAAAAACCCTTCCTCCAGATGTTAAGCAAGAACTAATCTTTACACGAGCGGACTACATCCGGGAATCCTATCAAAGCACGATTGATGACCTGATCATGGCGTCCGTGCTGGCTGTGGTGGTGATTCTCCTATTTTTACGCAACTGGCGAGCCACCTTGATTACGGCGGTGGCGTTGCCGTTATCGATCCTTCCGACCTTTGCGGTGCAGAAGATGCTGGGTTATACCCTCAATAGCATGACCTTGCTGGCATTGGCACTGGCGATCGGGAATTTGGTGGATGACGCCGTTGTGGAAATTGAGAACATGGAACGCCACATGGATATGGGCAAAAAGCCCTTGCAAGCGGCGTTGGATTCTTCGGCGGAAGTCGGTTTAGCGGTGTTAGCGAGTGCAGCAACGATTATTGCTGTGTTTATGCCCGTTGCGTTTATGGGTGGCGTTCCGGGTCAGTTTTTCCAACCGTTTGGGGTGACGGTTGCCGTTTCTACGATCTTCTCGACTTTGGTGGCGCGTACCGTCACCCCGATGATGGGGGCTTTTTTAATGAAGGAAAAGAAAGCAAAGCCAAAAAAGAACTCTCGCTACTACGGTTTTCCTCATACCTTCCGCGTGCGCTTTCAACCGTATCGTAGTTTGTTGACATGGGCGTTGCGGCATCGACTGACGACTGTTGCCATAGCCCTTGCTTTCTTCATCGGCAGTTTGATGCTAGTCCCCTTGATTCCCAAGGGATTAATCGATAGCGGCGATTTTGGTATTTCCACAGTTTCTGTTGAACTACCTCCCGGTTCGACTCTGAACGACGCAAAATCCGTTGTTCAAGAGGTAACACAGCTGATTCAGCCCAGCCCAGCCATTAATAGTGTGCTGGCGACAGTCGGTTCCGGTAGTGGCAGTGATGGCAGTGGTGTGAATAAAGCCACTGTGTTTGTTCAGCTTAAGCCCAAGGAAGAGCGGGATATCTCCCAGTTAAAGTTTGAGCAGGGGTTGCGTCCACAATTTGCCAAAATTCCAGGAGCGAGAATTAGTTTCCAGAGTCAAGGTGCAGTGGGAGGGAGTAAGGATTTATCCATCCTCCTTAAGAGTGAAAATCCGGAAGCATTAACGACGGCTGCCAATGCATTGGAAAAGCAGATGAGAACGGTGCCGGGATTGGTGGAAGTAAGTTCTAGTGCCAGTTTGGTGAAGCCAGAGATTCTAGTTGTTCCCGATCCGGCGCGTGCCGCTGATTTGGGAGTGACGGTACAGGCGATCGCACGCACAGCCTCTCTTGCCACGATTGGAGACAATGAAGCGAATTTAGCGAAGTTTAATCTCCCCGATCGGCAAATTCCCATTCGCGTGCAAATCGATCCAAAGGCGCGGGAAGATATTGACACGCTCAAGAATCTCAAGGTGCCTGGTCAAAATAACACCCTAGTTCCCATCACGGCGGTGGCAGATATCCGTTTGGGCAGTGGGCCGGCACAAATTGACCGCTATGACCGATCACGTCAGGTTTCGGTGGAAGCCAACTTGCAAGGCACTTCTCTGGGCGATGGTGTCGCGGCGGTGAAAAAGCTACCTGCGATGAATCCGCTGCCGCCAGGAGTGGTGGAGCAATCTGCTGGTGATGCCAAGATTATGGGTGATATTTTCGCTCGTTTTGGCGCAGCCGTGGGGCTAGCCCTGATGTGTATCTATGCCATCCTGGTTTTGCTGTACAACAATTTTCTCCACCCAGTGACGATTATGGCAGCGTTGCCCCTATCTTTAGGTGGGGCACTGATTGGCTTGCTGATTGCTCAAAAGGCGTTAGGGCTATATGCGTTGATTGGGATTGTTTTATTGATGGGGATTGTGACAAAAAACTCAATTCTGCTGGTGGATTACACGTTAATTAACCAGGAGGAGGGCAAGTCGCAGTATCAGGCGGTGCTTGATGCTGGGTTGTCTCGTCTGCGACCGATTTTGATGACTTCCCTCGCTACAATTGCGGGAACAGCCCCCCTCGCGCTGGGCATTGGTGCGGGCGCTGAGGTTCGTAGTTCGATGGGAATTGCGGTGATGGGTGGCTTTACAACCTCCACGCTGCTAACGCTGGTGGTGGTGCCGGTGCTGTTTACTTATGTGGATAATTTGCAGCATGGGATTGTCAAGCTATTGAGTGGCGGGAGCAAGCGTCGCCAGGTAGCTGTGGCGGGGGCGAGTGGTGAGGATAGTAATGGAATTGTGACTCGTAACGACTAG
- a CDS encoding helix-turn-helix domain-containing protein, whose translation MGKAGTVLKRVLDAYGISQNKLAVAMGTGRSSINRWVNENRDPSGDAILEIRRGLQKIDPAAAEEFIRLYLDDSFNDESQS comes from the coding sequence ATGGGAAAAGCGGGTACAGTGCTAAAGCGGGTTTTGGATGCCTACGGCATTAGCCAAAATAAGTTGGCAGTGGCGATGGGTACTGGGCGTTCCAGTATTAACCGTTGGGTCAATGAAAATAGAGACCCATCCGGTGATGCAATCCTTGAAATTAGGAGGGGACTTCAGAAGATTGACCCTGCGGCAGCAGAGGAGTTTATTCGGCTGTATCTGGATGATTCGTTTAACGATGAGAGTCAGTCGTAG
- a CDS encoding protein kinase, with protein MSYCLNPDCQKPHNPSDGRFCLRCGTKLLLGDRYRSIEVMGQGRFGRTLLALDECKPSKPNCIVKQFFSQAQGTDNPEEAAQLFEQKAVRLEELGTHPQIPELLAHFTQNQYHYLVQDFIDGQNLAQDLESHGAFNEFQIRELLRDILPVLQFIHERNVIHRDIKPKNIIRRITSSIQTPAGGISSELAEIGGTIANPLVLVDFGAAKFATDTLLPPTGTVIGTSGFVAPEQALGKGTFASDIYSLGVTCIHLLTQKGPFELYSVSEGGWVWREHVSNPVTPGLGRILDKMLENATKRRYQNAGDVLDDLNLLESASAAATISITPSKSSSQLKSSVPVQTEPLVATEPELQVPSEPEPSVATEPEPSVATEPEPSVATESEPKPLAIAEPASIPVFQNWKCVQTLTGHSDGGLDWYAGVTCIAFSPNQEWIVSGSEDHTIKVWELSTGKDIHTLAGHAGFFVRSVAIRPDGELLASAGDDIIKLWDLKTGEEIRTLSGHSSIIQRLVFSPDGKVLISAGNDKTIKIWNPDTGEVMRTLGGNHLIEALSISPDGQTIASADGNLKAKVFKVKLWNFNTGEEIRTFSGHSNTIRGIAFSPDGQLLASGSCDKTIKIWQVETGELLYTLTGHSGWFAAVNSVAFSPDGKILASGSDDKTIKLWNPATGKTILTLSGHSKGVNSVAFSADGRTLASGSGDKTVKIWRCD; from the coding sequence ATGAGCTACTGCCTGAATCCTGATTGCCAGAAGCCTCATAATCCCAGTGATGGTAGGTTTTGCCTAAGGTGTGGGACAAAGTTACTATTAGGCGATCGCTATCGATCCATCGAAGTGATGGGTCAAGGACGCTTTGGCAGAACGTTATTAGCTTTGGATGAATGCAAACCATCCAAACCGAACTGCATCGTTAAGCAGTTTTTCTCCCAAGCACAGGGGACTGACAACCCAGAAGAAGCGGCGCAGTTATTTGAACAAAAAGCTGTACGGTTGGAAGAATTAGGCACCCATCCTCAGATTCCTGAATTACTCGCCCATTTCACCCAAAATCAGTATCACTATTTAGTCCAAGACTTTATCGATGGGCAAAATTTAGCCCAAGACCTAGAATCTCATGGAGCTTTCAATGAATTCCAGATTCGGGAATTATTAAGAGACATACTGCCAGTCTTACAGTTTATCCATGAAAGAAACGTGATTCACCGAGATATTAAACCCAAAAATATTATTCGGCGTATCACATCAAGCATCCAGACCCCTGCCGGCGGTATCTCCTCCGAGCTAGCAGAGATAGGGGGAACAATAGCGAATCCACTGGTTCTCGTCGATTTCGGAGCCGCTAAATTTGCCACAGACACTCTTTTGCCACCCACAGGCACCGTCATTGGCACCTCTGGATTTGTTGCTCCAGAACAAGCTCTGGGCAAAGGCACATTTGCCAGTGACATTTACAGTTTAGGTGTCACCTGTATCCATCTGCTGACTCAAAAAGGCCCGTTTGAGTTGTACTCAGTCAGTGAAGGCGGTTGGGTTTGGCGAGAGCATGTGAGCAATCCCGTCACTCCGGGGTTAGGGCGAATCCTCGATAAGATGTTGGAAAATGCCACAAAGCGACGTTATCAGAATGCAGGGGATGTTCTCGATGACTTGAATCTTTTGGAGAGTGCATCCGCCGCCGCCACAATTTCTATAACACCGTCAAAATCGAGTTCCCAACTCAAGTCATCCGTTCCAGTTCAAACCGAACCATTGGTTGCAACGGAACCTGAGTTACAAGTTCCATCTGAACCTGAGCCATCGGTTGCAACAGAACCTGAGCCATCGGTTGCAACAGAACCTGAGCCATCGGTTGCAACGGAATCTGAGCCAAAGCCTCTAGCTATAGCCGAGCCAGCCTCGATACCTGTATTTCAGAATTGGAAGTGCGTCCAGACTCTCACTGGACATTCCGATGGAGGTTTAGATTGGTACGCAGGGGTGACATGCATCGCCTTCAGCCCTAATCAGGAATGGATTGTGAGTGGCAGTGAAGACCACACTATTAAGGTATGGGAACTCAGTACTGGCAAAGATATTCACACCCTTGCTGGACATGCCGGGTTTTTTGTGAGGTCAGTCGCAATCAGGCCCGATGGAGAGCTCTTAGCAAGTGCCGGTGACGACATTATCAAGTTATGGGACTTGAAAACAGGGGAAGAAATTCGTACCCTGTCGGGGCATTCATCCATCATTCAGCGCCTTGTTTTCAGTCCGGATGGAAAGGTGCTCATTAGTGCTGGGAATGACAAAACGATTAAGATATGGAACCCGGACACTGGGGAAGTCATGCGAACGCTAGGTGGGAACCACTTAATTGAAGCACTTAGCATCAGCCCAGATGGACAAACCATCGCGAGTGCGGATGGAAATCTTAAAGCTAAGGTGTTTAAGGTCAAGTTGTGGAACTTCAATACCGGAGAAGAAATCCGCACGTTTTCTGGGCATTCTAACACCATTCGTGGTATTGCTTTCAGCCCGGACGGGCAACTCCTCGCCTCCGGCAGTTGTGATAAAACCATCAAGATTTGGCAGGTGGAGACGGGGGAATTGCTTTATACGCTCACGGGTCATTCGGGTTGGTTTGCCGCAGTGAATTCTGTTGCCTTTAGTCCTGATGGAAAAATTCTCGCGAGTGGTAGTGATGACAAAACCATTAAACTCTGGAATCCCGCAACCGGAAAAACAATACTGACTCTTTCGGGGCATTCTAAGGGTGTGAATTCAGTTGCCTTTAGTGCAGACGGGCGAACCCTAGCGAGTGGCAGTGGGGACAAAACAGTGAAGATTTGGCGGTGTGATTGA